One window of the Colletotrichum destructivum chromosome 6, complete sequence genome contains the following:
- a CDS encoding Putative protein kinase — protein sequence MSLSKTEPFPVGAVLHGRSGRRYGIEEILSERRDPLLCVYRARYVRTSNPSTKLALTSELYLSSVGAEKFVLKNMIPGDFEYNQDLQNYVASCPNLRTAIDAVPDFELLVYPFLAGDLFAFSKALFVDWLGSTKRASSILFNFLLSRLQPRFCGCHPGPDVLADIKPNNILLDYDVAGDDITVRNVQVSDLEDAVVIPPGKNLKDCLRGNQLWRSPESWVRARQSTPSDIYSFGVVIIYVMLNEMVFRARDEELAAKDAWRHVLRRHISYFADDGGIKGLLSHIGEDNPFFDRLIDLAAEFGASRPRSPFALWQYVDEELRDLIGKMTNFDPARRITAHEALEHPWFSKGSSD from the exons ATGTCGTTGTCCAAAACCGAGCCGTTCCCAGTTGGGGCAGTACTTCATGGGCGCTCAGGCCGGAGATACGGCATTGAGGAGATCCTTTCTGAACGCCGCGATCCACTGTTGTGTGTTTACCGGGCGAGGTACGTGAGAACAAGCAACCCCTCCACGAAGCTTGCACTGACAAGTGAACTCTATCTATCTAGTGTTGGAGCGGAGAAATTCGTCCTCAAAAACATGATACCGGGCGATTTTGAATACAATCAAGATCTGCAAAACTATGTGGCTTCGTGCCCCAACCTGCGGACAGCAATTGACGCCGTTCCTGACttcgagctcctcgtctACCCTTTTCTTGCCGGCGACCTTTT TGCATTCTCAAAAGCGCTCTTCGTGGACTGGCTGGGCTCCACGAAAAGGGCATCATCCATACTG TTCAACTTCCTCCTCAGTCGATTACAACCACGTTTCTGTGGCTGCCACCCAGGTCCTGACGTTCTTGCAGACATCAAACCCAACAACATCCTTCTCGACTACGATGTTGCAGGGGACGACATTACAGTCCGAAATGTCCAGGTCTCCGATCTGGAGGACGCCGTGGTCATTCCGCCCGGTAAGAACCTAAAGGACTGCCTCCGTGGCAACCAGCTGTGGCGGAGCCCCGAGTCTTGGGTGCGAGCCCGGCAGAGCACGCCGTCCGACATCTACTCCTTTGGCGTGGTGATCATTTACGTGATGCTCAATGAGATGGTTTTCCGCGCAAGGGACGAAGAGCTGGCTGCCAAGGACGCCTGGCGGCACGTACTCCGGAGGCACATCTCGTATTTCGCAGACGATGGTGGCATTAAGGGCCTGCTTTCGCACATCGGCGAGGATAACCCATTTTTTGACCGGCTCATTGACCTCGCGGCCGAGTTTGGCgcaagcaggccgaggtcgccgttTGCACTGTGGCAATATGTGGACGAAGAGCTCAGGGACTTGATTGGCAAAATGACGAATTTCGATCCGGCGAGGAGGATTACTGCGCACGAGGCGCTCGAGCACCCTTGGTTCAGCAAGGGTAGTAGTGATTGA
- a CDS encoding Putative proteinase inhibitor I78 codes for MPLVVPGINNNSSSDKTEEWTNKLVGKKLHDEESNETTFCKRDLPEQTRVIEPGMMVTKDFIPDRLNVHVKEDGTVSHVQHG; via the exons ATGCCTCTCGTCGTCCCCGGTATCAACAACAACTCGTCTAGCGACAAGACCGAGGAGTGGACCAACAAGCTGGTTGGGAAGAAGCTGCACGATGAAGAGTCCAACGAGACG ACGTTCTGCAAGAGGGACCTCCCCGAGCAGACGCGCGTCATCGAGCCCGGCATGATGGTCACCAAGGACTTCATTCCGGACAGGCTGAACGTGCACGTCAAGGAGGACGGCACCGTGTCCCACGTCCAGCACGGCTGA
- a CDS encoding Putative PUA domain-containing protein, producing MFKKDITSAPKQKLKSSVQRSLRNSLLASYPLLNPHIDEVMPKKASLEQMKLPDRCSLYVCEQQPLFFQQDSATLLPHLKLVHRFPQAFPTIRIDRGAIRFVLSGATLMAPGLTSAGGRLPEPRDGDEGVDDEGHWSRELEKGEPVVIMAEGKTEACAVGLLVAGTKEVKDKGKGPVVEEAHFLGDGLWRLGSD from the exons ATGTTTAAGAAGGA CAtcacctcggcgccgaagcagaagctcaagTCCTCAGTCCAGCGCTCCCTCCGCAACTCGCTGCTGGCCTCCTACCCGCTCCTGAACCCCCACATCGACGAGGTCATGCCCAAGAAGGCCTCGCTCGAGCAGATGAAGCTGCCCGACCGCTGCTCCCTCTACGTCTGCGAGCAGcagcccctcttcttccagcaGGACAGCGCCACCCTCCTGCCCCACCTCAAGCTCGTCCACCGCTTCCCCCAGGCCTTCCCCACCATCCGCATCGACCGCGGCGCCATCCGCTTCGTCCTGTCCGGCGCCACCCTCATGGCCCCGGGCCTGACGAGCGCCGGCGGTAGGCTGCCCGAGCCCCGGGACggagacgagggcgtcgacgacgaaggccaCTGGAGCCGCgagctggagaagggcgagcccgtcgtcatcatggCCGAGGGCAAGACCGAGGCTTGCGCCGTCGGGCTGCTGGTTGCCGGCACCAAGGAGGTCAaggacaagggcaagggccccgtcgtcgaggaggcgcaCTTCCTGGGCGACGGCCTCTGGAGGCTCGGCTCGGATtag